ATTGGGACCGCGAAAAAGGGCATAATATACGActgtactttttttcttaaagaGACCTAATCGGGTGAAGGATTTTTTATGGCCTCCAAAAAAGTATCATAAAGATGCACTctaaaaaagggtaaaattCGCgacatatttaataaaaaaaatgggcacccATAAACATGCGCAATTTCAtcatgcatatgtatattatatatatattatttatctgttatttttttttttaaacgaagAATAAGAGAGtagaaaaggataaaaaaaaaaaaaaaacatgcctTTTAacgtgcgaaaaaaaaccgTTAcgttggtattttttttttttttctactgcATATTTactacaaatttttttaaaccatttttgtatatttttcaagttgtaaaataatattaagaaaaaataattttctctaaattgtattttttaatttattcaaaataatattatattttgccTTTCACTTAAGAACATCCTTTTTAGCAAACAATAGCAAAATTATTATCTaccaaattaacaaattttacgttgaaaatttaaaaaaaacagaaaatcATGAGAATTCAAGAAATctgcatacattttttaaacgttatttataaatatatttgtaataaaTTGTTACAGAAGAAAGATCAAGCTATTTTGCCTGTTTGAAAATAGACTGAACTTGAACAATTTTGTATAGATATTAATAATCGCCTTACTTTTTCGAAATAACGTGACATATGTTGTCTTTCTGGAAAAATACAGAAGAATGTTTCAAacgcaaatatatatttaataaattgttctacataaatgcaaaaaaaaataaaataaaataattctttcagcagaataaatttttagttccataaaattatttgcataaaaaaattcgactatttttttctatcgcacgaagaaaaatttttatttgagaaaaattagccacctttttttttaatactcAACAATTTTGCGAATTTTTACCCctctatatatttaataaaatttctagTTTACGcgtttgcccccttttatATGATTTCCGCAGaaggtaaagaaaaaagaaaaaaaacaccattttgttttttttttctccgcgCTGATTTTGCGCGCCGTAAATGTAcgcgtaattttttcattcttttgtATATTAATCCTTCGATAATCGTACgcgtattttatttaaaccGCATTACCTTTTCATTCCTGCAGGAAagtcatattttaaataataatggAAAGCttctaaataaaaaaggaacgcaTCCCCAAAGTAACACATTTTAcagtaataaaaatatcaaattGATTCCCAAATTGACAGAATAAAacccttttctttataagaagcgatttttttttttccccttctattgaaatataaaaaattccaaacAAGCCAAAAAAGATAcacttcccctttgcgaCTGAGAAAACTTATACCTTTGTCACAAAAAATCGACCAGACATAACAACAGttatacatacatttatatatacacaaagTTATCACCGAAGATGAAGCAAATATCTGCCTTTTCTTGCTTGTGCACCCTCCTTTACGTTTTGTCCTCCTCTTGGCTCTTCAAGGGGGCTGCAGCTGTAAGATGTGACGCCGATTAAGCGGCAGagaaatgtgcaaatgtgccAGCGCGTACAATATTATGTAGTACGTACCCTCCTCTACGTGTTCGCTAAAGTGAGCACCTCTCAATACCagtcaaatatatattcgcAACTCTTTTataattccctttttttctccttttcgaatTGCCCCCCACAGAGCGCCAGAGACCAATTCCCCCCACTTGTGGACATCCCAGGTGCGAGCTCCGTTGCGCTCAGATCATTCAGCAACCAGCTAAGACAATATGAAAACAGAAACTCAGAAGAAGgccacttaaaaaaatggataggAGAATTAAACGACGAATTCAACCAATTTAAAGATATAAAGTttaaagaaattgaaaaaacagaaaaacaaaaagaggaagcatGGGACCATTGGCTCACCGTCCTCGAACCTGAATGGGTTACCTTTAGCAACTTCATtgagcaaaagaaaaaaagatggattcaaaaaaaagaagaagattgGAGCATTTGGATTAAAGATATGGAACACAAATGGGtgaactataaaaaaaaaaaagacagaAAATACCTCTCCAAATATAGAGACGGTACCTTAAACTGCAGTGAGCGCGAATGGaatgttaaaatgaaaagagaagTAGAAGCAGCTATGATTgctgattataaaaaatggatgagAGATGCtgaagaaaatttacaaaaatggatTTCTAAAGATCTCGATatctggaaaaaaaaaaaattcgatgaATGGTT
Above is a genomic segment from Plasmodium vivax chromosome 2, whole genome shotgun sequence containing:
- a CDS encoding tryptophan-rich antigen (Pv-fam-a) (encoded by transcript PVX_096950A), with the protein product MKQISAFSCLCTLLYVLSSSWLFKGAAASARDQFPPLVDIPGASSVALRSFSNQLRQYENRNSEEGHLKKWIGELNDEFNQFKDIKFKEIEKTEKQKEEAWDHWLTVLEPEWVTFSNFIEQKKKRWIQKKEEDWSIWIKDMEHKWVNYKKKKDRKYLSKYRDGTLNCSEREWNVKMKREVEAAMIADYKKWMRDAEENLQKWISKDLDIWKKKKFDEWLKVEWKKEEDAHWSKDSNTPYGDTMNPLFSVLKKSYDMYTARKKREKEHWNKLTENIGKTLTNKKYVDWENMKMTKSGWYNEWMDFFLQQCLNSKVRKHRSHRRRSESL